ACTTTCTGTAACACCCTCATATAACTCCATTCAGAGGAGATCAAAATCACATGGGTTTATAAGCAATATTGATGTGACTTATAAAAGCACACAACTTGGAAAACAATTCTGGATCTTCATCAGCATTTGAAATTCCATAACTTATTTGAAAAAAGAACAATGATATATATAGTAAGGTGGCACTATTAAATCACTGAATACGAAAATATACTGAGGTATGAAAATCCCTGGGTTAGATAAAAATGCCTACTTCTAACCCAAAGGCCTGAGGAAGGTTACTGTGatatccaaaagcttgcctatgtccatcccaaccatgcagttgggtcaataagagatatcacctaCAAGAATTCTTGCCAGAAGCAGGCAATGACCCACTTCTCCAATCTCCACCATAGGAGGGGAAAAGGCCAAAGCACCCTGCTTTTTTAGTGATATTCAGCCATTGATGATTACAGTAAATTAGAAGAGCTGTAAGGTTGCTCAAGCTCATGCACTGGTCAAACACAAATCGCCTCAAAAATGAGAGAAGTACATAAGTTGAATAAACTCACACCTCTTAAATTGTGCTCTGTATTGAAAGCAGCTCTATTCAGATTGGATGACTGGGGCTCTTATACTTTGTCTTTGTTCTCTGGCAGAAATTACGCTTAAGACGTGATTAACTAGTTAACCCCATTTTAAATACTAACATTAATGATATAATCAAATGGGAAGTAAGCCACAACATTATTTCACAAAGTATgtataatatttttgtggctggtttccatcatgccttaaatgGGATACATGGCACAGTTCCTGCAATGCAGCTTAATGCTGGTGGTATGGTGGGGCTCTGGAACTGCCACCCATATGGTCCTGAAGCTGGGCCCCACAATCAGCTAATTGCCAGTCTCAGGCCTGCGGATCCCAACAGAATCTTGAACTGGCTCTGGTGCGATTCCTGGGCAGGAACTGCTGAACAGCTGAttggctgtcccagccccagaatCATACCACCCCAAGTTTGACTGACTTCATGATCCTGactgcttcccctgcactggcaagtagtaatggcatgattgggatctgatccccaaccCCAAATCATCCATACTGCcatacatgtgtggcatggcaagaggtacAACTGTTGGGATTGGGGTATAGATGCCATCATGCCAGTAAGTTAAGGTGTGCCAGTGGCCAGATATATGTCACCAGGGCTCATTCCACAAGTATCTGCAACAAGGTATTAACAAAAAGTCACAAATTATTCAGAAAGTGCTCTCTCTCATGCAGCAACTCGCTAATTCAGACAGACACTCCATACAACTGTGCTGAATTTAATAATGCTAAGGAACAAAGATGTTTTGGCtctgaacaaataaaaaaagttatTGTTTAACAACAGCTATTTTAATTTAGCTCTTTCAggagcacaaggaaaaaaaatcaacgtTTGCTAAATGGAAAAGAACGAAATCAGTGAAGAAAGGAACTTGTTTTTCAGACTTCTAACTCAGTGCTCTGAAGAGCTGAGAGAAAAGGAGgcagtacaaaaaaaaagaacaatactTATTTGTCTTGTTGCTttcaagaaaaacaaattaaaattggGGGAGGTAGGAGGTGGAGACAGAAAAGTTGTACTATGAAAGTTATAATTTCACTTCCTTATAGGGTAAAATTCTGCAAAATCCTTCAGTTGAGTGATTTCTTCTTCTGCTGAGTAAACCAGCTATTTAAAATGACCAATGTCAGCTCTTAATTCAGTGGTTAGCATTATCAGTAATTGCATCAGAAAGAATTCTACGGTGACTAAGCATAAATTCTTCCCTTGTGCAAACACAAAACTGTTTTTAGCTGCAGAATCCACCAAATACATGCTCTGACTGCTTGAACATTTTTGATTCCACTAAtgcatattaagaaaaaaatatatacacagtTTATTGATTCATGTAGCACGTGCTGTACTATATTTAAGTATTTCAATTTTGATCTACTCACCTCCCAGTATTTTCGATTGGCAGTTGATAAATTCTGGCTTCTTGTCTGTAAGGTACCGCTGACAAGTGTGATGAAGAATCTGAAAGAATGTGCACTTTTCAGAAGCTGTGCTTGCTACCCATTGGTCAAAAGCATTTTCAAATAGTAAATCAAACTCTGGGGAATCCTAaggaataaaaaacaaattagTATTAAtgatggtattttaaaaaattggtaaaaagaatgagtactttaaaaaaaactatgTAAAATAATTATACAGCTGCTCTGATGCTTTTGTCTCCCATTGATGCCTACAGAAGCAACATACTTTTCCACAGGAAAATTCCATGAGTAAATTCAAGTTTTCAGCAAAAAAGTGTTCTAGGAATGTGTCAGGTGACAATAAGGGCTAATGCACTGCATTAAATAAACAACTTGCTCTCTTCCTTCTCCAAGGATTGCAATTCTTAGTTGGATTGCATCTTTTCCATAATGCATTAtggtttctttcccttttttgtgAGGCGAAGCAATGCAACATTGATTATTTGGCAGCAGTATCTTATGAAATATGTGATTCAGCCACAGATCTGGGCTCATAAAGGAGAAAGTGACATATGGAACAAAACTATAATTCCAGTTACCAGTTTGTGTGCCTTATTATGTGTCTTAATAGATTGTACTACTCTGAAATTTCCCTGAATGCCAGTCGATCTACAAATTATAAGCAAACACCACAGACTATGTCAACTATAAAAATACTTCATCAGGTCATTATCAGATTCCTTCCTCCTATAGTCTGAAACATACCTATTTATATTTATGGGAAACTATGATAATATAAGTTTATATACAGCAACAAAACATAATAGGACCTTAAATAGTGTATTCATGAACAGTGGGgataaaaggggggaaaaaaaaacaaacctaacaCCCCAGCATGTGTTCTGTAACAATAGTTTCTGATAgtcaaaaaagagagaaagaatgtTTATTATGTCCTACTTGTTTGAATATATTTATAAGTAATTTTGAAAGCGATTGAAACAGCCTGGCAGCTTAGGGGTGAGGGCTTCAAACTATTCCCTCTCTCCTGGTCCCCTCATTCTCTCTTCCATCTCAGCACCCATTCAGCAGGCTCTAATGCCTTCCCTCTATAGCATACATTTAATTTATAATGATTCTATGGATTGTTTTATTTggttttccaaaaaaagaaaaacaaatgccaaCATAGATCGACATGAGTTGGTACAAAGGTCATTAAAAATAAACCAACTGGAATGTTGCTTTGGAGAATCAGAATGTATTTTAACAATAAGACTGCATGATTTTATAATGAACACGTTTACTTCATACTGATCAGTTATGGCCATAAGATGCAAGTTAGATCCACAGTTCTCTATTTTTCTTACGTTAAAGTCTAATCAAGtgttataaacagggatcctggttttccatgataaaaagatGACAGATtgtctgctaaaaaaaaaataaataaataaaaattctctgctaaaaaaccaaaaaaatcctgACCTGGCATGACTGGGGACAGAGGACCTGTGCAGGAATTTCACCACTGATCACCCTGCGCTTCCCCAACAACGCGCCTCCTGTGCATGGGGCTGCAATggagggaagtggcatggggctgttcccctcaaagcagcagcaggcgctGGAGGTGTGTCACCAGAGCAGcacagggtgagcagcagtgagTAATCCCCATGTGGTtcctttgctgcctgctgcacctggtCATGCCTGTTGGGCTGGGGAGGCCCCAGGGAAGAAAagtagggcagcagggaacagcagtgagcagcttctccacatggctccactgctccctgcttctttcccccGGGGCCTCCCCAGACCTGCAGGCatgacctggcagcagcagagccgcATGgagatctccctgctgctgcccgccaCGCACTGACCTGGTGACATGCCTCCTGCGCatggggctgcacccctcaaagcagtggcaggcgCTGGAGGTGCGTCCCcagggcagcaaggggggaggggaggcggggtaACAGCGAGGAGATCCCCgcatggctctgctgctgcctgccacgcTGGGTCGTGCCTGCAAgactgcagaggccctgggggagagaagcacggtggcagaaaacAGCGGCTAGCAGCTTCTCCACACGGCTCTGCTGGTTCCTGCTTTTctccccagccaggtaggcatgaCCCAGCCTGGTAAACAGCAGTGGAACCGTGCAGGgatttccctgctgctgcttgtcctgcGCTGCCCTGGTGATATGCCTCCTGCACACAGGGCTGGAACGAGGGCAGCAGCGTGtggctgcacccctcaaagcagttTCCCACAGCCAGCTTTcattccagccctgccagtgccccacttAACTCAGTCTCCCggaaggaaagtgagcctgaTTCAAGCCTGATCCAAACTGGGTaagagcctcaggccctgcccttccctctctccctcctccttcaggCAGGGTTTCCCGCCCTTTCTGCAATTAGctcttgcaggttggaactctgcccgcctgcacagctctttgcaaaagcgggAAAATTGGAGGTTTCTCTACTAAAaggaaaaatctgtgttttctctgataaaaacaggaaatccatggttttctgtttttccatgggaaatgaaaaacccagatccctggttataaaatattttatcttaAGATTTCAGCCTAATTAAATTTATTGTGCATGAATCTGTTTGGTGCAGACTCACCACAGACAGATATCATATGCTTTACTTTGGGGTAAGAAACAACTCAGAAGTTTTGAGAGGAGAAGATCTCAAACACAAATAATTTTACCACTGTGAAAACTGCCTCTTTACTTGCTGGGACAATAGAGTTTTATACCGTCACTGCCAGTTCTATGAATAGGGGGAGTTTGTAAGGAGGAACTGCAGTTAAGATTTATTGACAGATCCACTTTCATAAGCTGTTCATCTCATACTCCTGAAGCAATATCCCCAGTATTGCTCAGTCTTACTGGAAGTACCACCTGGGAATATAGAGCTCCATACTCTATACTGATCATGGCTCTGTGATGACATGAAGGCCAATAAAAGCAAGCTTCTCCTTTATTGGAGACTTAGTGACAAAAgagaagtatttttctttttagaagtCAAGGCAAACAGAAGAGtaggaatgaagaagaaaaatgtcATTTAGCTTAGCCCATTCCAATCCTTCATACTAAAACTGGGAGAAAAGGTATAGTCCTCCAAGGACATTCAAAAGTTAACACTTAAatatgggtgtaggttgtagttgtgttggtctaaggacataggcagacaaggttctttgggtgaatctttgtcaggctaaggatgtTTCAGTAGTTGGTGcgtccatctaggaagagcacacaccaactgctgaaatttccttagcctgatgaagggttttttgaacctgaaagcttgcttaaattgttttccaactatttaagttggtctaataaaagttatcagattcacccaaagaaccgtgtctacTTAAATATAGGCACTTTGACTGTACTTTGATTATAGACTGGCACATAAAAACCAAAAGTTGTCTTTGACCATTTGTGTGAGGTAGAAGTAATGGGAGTAGTCATTAGTTTAAAAGGGTCCCTCTGATAGTAAACACAACGTCTTTGAGCCTTGAcaataaaagggggaaaaacccctattaaattaaattattctcTCCAAAAATCACACAATATACTCACCCTATTTGGGTCTATACCGTTGACTTGACAAAGCTGCTCAAGCATCCATTGGGATCTCCTTACAAAGGATGTGGAACCTTCAAACTGTTTGACTTTTGTAATAGATGCCTGAGTTGGTTTCTTGTTAGTCACTGAACACATAAAAGAAAACAGACAACGTGTAAATACATAGGCTGGTATATGAACATTATTAATACACAAGTACTGTTTGATTCACTACATCACAACTTGGTTTTCTGGAGCCTTTTCTTGTGTGAACACCAAATGGGAATTACAGAGAACTGTTTTTGATATATATGTGACATGACAAGAATCATCTTCCTTTCTTGAATTACATATTCAAAAACACTTCTTACAAGTCCAGATAACTTGTTTTCCCAAATTTTTGGAAAATAGGATTTCCCAAAACAGAAGCAAATCCAGACAGTTATATGCCTGGATCACTGAAACAAGTTTTAATACTGTTCCACCCTTTCACTGCCTTTAGAAGGTTCCTCATGTCCTGCTATGTCCATTCAATTTCTTTCTCCTCTTGTCTTCTTGTAAACATGAAGCAACTGCATCATTTTATCTCCAAAAAATCACCTGCTTTGTCTGGACATTACTATTGCCTTTCATTTCAGTAATTCAGTTCACAAGCCTAGAGATTCTGCCAATTTCACATACAGCCTAAGCTGATAAGATTGTCATATTACCACACCCCCCTCGTCTTTCACCACAGTGACACCGAGGGCAGCCAGGAGAGCAcctaaaggtaagaatccccctgcccctcccactccAGGTACTTTCCAGAACCTAGGTCTCTCCCGTTTGCCCCCCGTCCCTCAAGATTTCCCCTCTGACCTCCTGGTCCCAGgcttccctccccttgctccttggaACTCTATCTTTATCCTacccccagggctccccctctgcccccaagttCCCCTTTCCTTCTCACTCCATTGAGAGCAGCAGGACATCCAGGAGCTGTGGACGGGAGGGGGAGGTACtctgggggggggaaatgggACTAAGTTAGGATATGGGGTAACGGGCGGGCATAGCCCTGATCCATGGGTGTGGTGGGGGCTACGCCCCCCTGTAGGCCTGCAATAGgcccaccactgcccccctcATCCCTCTGAGCCCCAGGGCTCCCTCTGTGCCActtgctcttcctccctcccttttcccctcaaCCCTTgtggctccctccctgctccccacccccccacgtCTCCTGGCTtacctgcagctcctggcagtATCCCAGAGGAGCAAGTAGGGAATAAgaacctgccctgctgctgtcactctctggactgggctcagcccagagaggaATCACAGCGTCAGGATCCCCTTCTCTGATTGCTCTGCTGGGACATGCTAGGAGCTGCAGGTAAACTGGGAGatacaggggtggggaggagccccaagTTGTGGGATGAAAAGGGAGAAACCCAAAGAGTCAAAGAAGTAGCCCTAGGGGTGGAggtactggggggtgggggttggaacCCATGGCAGGCCCAATCCAGGCTGAAAGGGGGCAAGGACAGTGGGCTTGATCcaggtgatggggggggggggggagggggcatgcagcACTGGAAATTCAAACTGTACTCTCTGATTCACTTGCTGTAATGTCCATCTGAAAGCATGAACCTTTACAAGACATGCAGTGTTTTTTTTCGGAGGGCTACCTTTTCATATAGCTCCCTTTGTAATACAGTATGCAAGCAGCATGTAAAAGCCTGTATATGTACTTTTTTTGGATTGGATATACTACACACACATTACTGCACAGCTAAATAATGCTAACAAGGTAAGGGTGCAGGCTAcagtctccccttccccctgaagTCTCCCCAAAACTCCACCCAGTTGTGTGGTCTCTCTCCCACCAAAT
This genomic window from Alligator mississippiensis isolate rAllMis1 chromosome 2, rAllMis1, whole genome shotgun sequence contains:
- the STXBP6 gene encoding syntaxin-binding protein 6 isoform X3, encoding MQVISTRITMTNKKPTQASITKVKQFEGSTSFVRRSQWMLEQLCQVNGIDPNRDSPEFDLLFENAFDQWVASTASEKCTFFQILHHTCQRYLTDKKPEFINCQSKILGGNSILHSAADSVTSAVQKASQALNERGERLGRAEEKTEELRNTAQQFAETAHKLAMKHKC
- the STXBP6 gene encoding syntaxin-binding protein 6 isoform X4; amino-acid sequence: MLEQLCQVNGIDPNRDSPEFDLLFENAFDQWVASTASEKCTFFQILHHTCQRYLTDKKPEFINCQSKILGGNSILHSAADSVTSAVQKASQALNERGERLGRAEEKTEELRNTAQQFAETAHKLAMKHKC